In Phocoena phocoena chromosome 12, mPhoPho1.1, whole genome shotgun sequence, the following proteins share a genomic window:
- the FHL5 gene encoding four and a half LIM domains protein 5: MTTAQFDCQYCMASLLGKYVLKDHDPYCVTCYDRTFSNYCEECKEPIESDSKDLCYKGHHWHEGCFNYAKRNQSLVEKPSAAEDECLLCSEYYSNECSSKCFHCKKTIMPGSRKMKFKGNYWHETCLVCEHCRQPIGAKPLISTESGNYCVPCFEMEFAHYCSFFKEVITSGGMMFCDQPWHKECFVCSGCRKELCEEDFMSRDDYAFCLDCYNHLYAKKCATCTKPIIGLRDTKFICFQDRQWHSECFNCGKCSVTLVGKGFLTHNKEIFCHKCGSGVDTDM, translated from the exons ATGACAACTGCTCAATTTGATTGTCAATACTGCATGGCATCACTTCTTGGGAAGTACGTACTAAAGGATCACGATCCATACTGTGTTACTTGTTATGATCGTACCTTTTCTAACTATTGTGAGGAGTGCAAAGAACCAATCGAATCAGATTCCAAG GATCTTTGTTACAAAGGTCATCACTGGCATGAAGGATGCTTCAATTACGCCAAACGCAATCAGTCTTTGGTGGAAAAGCCTTCTGCTGCCGAGGATGAGTGCCTGCTGTGCTCCGAGTACTATTCTAACGAGTGCTCCTCCAAGTGCTTCCATTGTAAGAAGACCATCATGCCTG GTTCCcggaaaatgaaatttaagggaAACTACTGGCATGAAACCTGCCTTGTGTGCGAGCATTGCCGACAGCCAATAGGAGCTAAACCTTTGATTTCCACAGAGAGTGGCAATTATTGTGTGCCGTGTTTTGAGATGGAGTTTGCTCACTACTGCAGCTTTTTTAAGGAG GTGATTACTTCAGGTGGGATGATGTTTTGTGACCAGCCATGGCATAAAGAGTGTTTTGTGTGCAGTGGCTGTAGGAAAGAGCTCTGTGAAGAAGACTTCATGTCCAGAGATGATTATGCATTCTGCTTGGACTGCTACAATCATCTTTATGCCAAAAAGTGTGCCACCTGCACCAAGCCTATTATTG GTCTCAGAGACACCAAGTTTATCTGCTTTCAAGACCGCCAGTGGCACAGCGAATGCTTTAACTGTGGGAAGTGCTCCGTCACCTTGGTGGGGAAAGGCTTCCTGACTCACAATAAGGAAATCTTCTGCCACAAATGTGGCTCTGGGGTGGACACTGACATGTAG